The following proteins come from a genomic window of Kitasatospora sp. NBC_01246:
- a CDS encoding exodeoxyribonuclease VII small subunit translates to MAEQEQVEAAPRTPDDALGYEHARDALLEVVRQLENGGTSLEESLALWERGEQLAKVCQRWLDGARARLDAALAAEEGGAAPE, encoded by the coding sequence ATGGCTGAGCAGGAGCAGGTGGAGGCGGCGCCGCGGACCCCCGACGACGCGCTGGGGTACGAGCACGCCCGGGACGCGCTGCTGGAGGTCGTCCGGCAGCTGGAGAACGGCGGCACGTCGCTGGAGGAGTCGCTGGCCCTCTGGGAACGCGGCGAGCAGCTGGCGAAGGTCTGCCAGCGCTGGCTGGACGGCGCCCGGGCCCGGCTGGACGCCGCGCTGGCCGCCGAGGAGGGCGGGGCCGCCCCGGAGTGA
- the xseA gene encoding exodeoxyribonuclease VII large subunit has product MANTSSPEAPLPVGKVSALIGGWIDRLGAVWVEGQITQLSRRPGAGVVFLTLRDPQADVSLTVTCFRSVFDEVADAVQEGSRVIVHAKPEWYGARGQLSLRAAEIRLVGLGELLARLEQLKRRLAGEGLFAAERKRPLPFLPQCVGLVTGRGSAAERDVLEVARRRWPAVRFEVRNVPVQGVSAVERVGAAVRELDDHPEVDVIIVARGGGSVEDLLPFSDEALVRLVAAARTPVVSAIGHEPDQPLLDFVADLRASTPTDAAKRVVPDVGEELTKVLTLRDRARRQVLGRVEREQHGLDGVRSRPALAAPRRMLDGRGQEVEALLERARRTLGHRLDHAQSDLGHTLARVVALSPAATLERGYAVLQRADGTVVTDPAQVEAGDALHARVAGGGFDVTAGPTAKP; this is encoded by the coding sequence ATGGCCAACACCAGCTCCCCCGAAGCCCCGCTCCCGGTCGGCAAGGTCTCCGCGCTGATCGGCGGCTGGATCGACCGGCTCGGCGCGGTCTGGGTGGAGGGCCAGATCACCCAGCTCAGCCGGCGGCCGGGCGCGGGGGTGGTGTTCCTGACCCTGCGCGACCCGCAGGCGGACGTCTCCCTGACGGTGACCTGCTTCCGCTCCGTCTTCGACGAGGTCGCCGACGCGGTGCAGGAGGGCTCGCGGGTCATCGTGCACGCCAAGCCGGAGTGGTACGGGGCGCGCGGCCAGCTGTCGCTGCGGGCCGCCGAGATCCGGCTGGTGGGGCTCGGCGAGCTGCTGGCCCGGCTGGAGCAGCTGAAGCGGCGCCTCGCCGGGGAGGGCCTGTTCGCGGCCGAGCGCAAGCGGCCCCTGCCGTTCCTGCCGCAGTGCGTCGGCCTGGTCACCGGGCGCGGCTCGGCCGCCGAGCGGGACGTCCTGGAGGTCGCCCGGCGGCGCTGGCCGGCCGTCCGCTTCGAGGTGCGCAACGTGCCGGTGCAGGGCGTCAGCGCGGTGGAGCGGGTCGGCGCGGCGGTGCGCGAGCTGGACGACCACCCCGAGGTGGACGTGATCATCGTGGCCCGGGGCGGCGGCAGCGTGGAGGACCTGCTGCCGTTCTCGGACGAGGCCCTGGTGCGGCTGGTCGCGGCCGCCCGGACGCCGGTGGTCAGCGCGATCGGGCACGAGCCGGACCAGCCGCTGCTGGACTTCGTCGCCGACCTGCGCGCCTCCACCCCGACCGATGCGGCCAAACGGGTGGTGCCGGACGTCGGCGAGGAGCTGACGAAGGTCCTGACCCTGCGCGACCGGGCCCGGCGGCAGGTGCTCGGCCGGGTCGAACGGGAGCAGCACGGGCTGGACGGCGTCCGAAGCCGCCCGGCGCTGGCCGCGCCGCGCCGGATGCTGGACGGCCGCGGCCAGGAGGTGGAGGCCTTGCTGGAGCGGGCCAGGCGCACCCTCGGGCACCGGCTGGACCACGCGCAGAGCGACCTCGGGCACACCCTGGCCCGGGTGGTCGCCCTCTCCCCCGCGGCCACCCTGGAGCGCGGCTACGCGGTGCTGCAGCGCGCGGACGGCACGGTGGTGACCGATCCGGCCCAGGTCGAGGCGGGCGACGCGCTGCACGCCCGGGTGGCGGGCGGCGGCTTCGACGTGACGGCCGGCCCCACGGCCAAGCCCTAG